Proteins from a genomic interval of Neoarius graeffei isolate fNeoGra1 chromosome 24, fNeoGra1.pri, whole genome shotgun sequence:
- the sfrp1a gene encoding secreted frizzled-related protein 1a produces MKPVASLCLWKATTVLALMVNLVPLSLATEYEYLGWKPDSFGGGRAYDKPPQCVPIPDDLRLCHGVGYSQMLLPNLLEHESMAEVRQQAGSWVPLVHKACHPGTRIFLCSLFAPVCMDRPIYPCRWLCESVRQGCEPIMEAFGFPWPEMLICDKFPQDDVCISTPNITDTSTEASYSPVCPPCDNEMKTDAILEHMCASEFAIKTKIKEVKRENADRKVILQKKKKAVKLGSLKKKDLKTLTLYLKNGADCPCSQLDNPSSAYLIMGRKTDRQYLITGIHKWDKSNKEFKKTLKKLQSHKCPIYEKVFK; encoded by the exons ATGAAGCCAGTGGCATCCTTGTGCCTGTGGAAGGCCACTACGGTGTTGGCACTGATGGTGAACCTGGTGCCTCTGAGCCTGGCAACGGAGTACGAGTACCTAGGCTGGAAGCCTGATTCGTTTGGTGGTGGGCGAGCCTATGACAAGCCTCCGCAGTGCGTGCCCATCCCAGATGACCTGCGCCTGTGCCACGGTGTCGGCTACAGCCAGATGTTGTTGCCCAACCTGCTTGAGCATGAAAGCATGGCTGAGGTGAGGCAGCAAGCGGGCAGTTGGGTGCCTTTGGTGCACAAGGCCTGCCATCCGGGCACACGCATCTTCCTGTGCTCGCTGTTCGCACCTGTCTGCATGGATCGGCCAATCTACCCATGCCGCTGGCTGTGCGAGAGCGTGCGCCAGGGCTGCGAACCCATCATGGAGGCGTTTGGGTTCCCGTGGCCTGAAATGCTCATCTGCGACAAGTTCCCTCAGGATGATGTGTGCATCAGCACGCCCAACATCACCGACACGTCCACAGAAGcca GTTACTCGCCGGTCTGCCCACCATGCGACAACGAAATGAAAACCGATGCTATTCTGGAGCACATGTGCGCCAGCGAGTTTG CCATCAAGACCAAAATCAAGGAGGTGAAACGGGAGAACGCGGACCGCAAGGTGATcttgcagaagaagaagaaggctgtGAAACTGGGATCCCTAAAAAAGAAAGATCTGAAGACCCTCACGTTGTATCTGAAGAATGGCGCTGACTGTCCCTGCTCGCAGCTGGACAACCCAAGCAGCGCTTATCTCATTATGGGCCGCAAGACGGACAGGCAGTACCTCATCACCGGCATTCACAAGTGGGACAAATCCAACAAGGAGTTCAAAAAGACCTTGAAGAAGCTGCAAAGCCACAAGTGCCCTATTTACGAAAAAGTCTTCAAATAA